GATGCCGGCGTTGTAGGCTGGCGAGTTGCGGGACATCCGATTCACGAACACACCCTTGTCGGTCGTGACGCCCACTTGCTCGGCGACTTGAGAGGTGAGCGGTATCACCTCGAGGGTTCCGATCGATCCCCGGCGCACCGATCCGTACTTGATCAAATCGTTCATCACGCGGCGGGCCAGGTTCGACGGCACCGCGAATCCGACACCCTGATAGCCCCCGCTCTGACTGTAGATGGCCGTATTGATGCCGATCAGTTCGCCTCGAGCATTGATCAGTGCGCCGCCCGAATTACCGGGGTTGATGGCGGCGTCGGTCTGGATGAAATCCTCATACGCCGCGACGCCGACGTTGGTCCGGCCGATCGCGCTGACGATGCCGAGGGTGACCGTCTGATTCAGCTGAAAAGGATTGCCAATGGCCAGCACCCACTCCGCCACCTTGAGCTTGGACGAGTCGCCCCAGGGGACCACCGGCAGCCCGGTAGCGTTCACCTTCAGCAGCGCGATATCAGTGAGCGGATCGGTGCCAATCACCCGCGCGCGCAGTTCGCGTTTGTCGGCCAGCGCCACCGTGATTTCAGCCATGTTGTCGCCGACCACATGGTTGTTGGTCAGGACGTATCCATCTGACGAGACGATCACGCCGGAACCGAGGCTGGTTTCGCGCCGGTCCCGGCCGCCGAACATCTCCGCGTCGTCGCCAAAGAAATAGCGGAAGACCGGATCGTTGGCGAACGGCGAGCTTGAGGTCTGCGCGACCTGCTGCGACGAGATATTCGTGACAGCACCGACGGTGCCGGCGGCCACGCCGGTGAAGTCGGGCAGTCCCGCCATGGCGCGGGCCGCTGGTGCCGGCTGCGCCGACATCGGGCCGTTCTGAGCCTCGACTGCCGGCGCGGCCGTGCTCGTCTCGGCCATGTGCAGGCGGCCCGTGACCACCAGTCCGGCGGCGAAACCAACACTGATAGTGAGGATGGCGAACAATATTCGTTTCATGACAGTCAATCGATCTTGATGCGGCGAATCTGCGGCTGGACCTTGGGAACCAGAATCGTGAGGACGCCATCGCGGAATTCCGCCGACACGCCCGCCGCCCGGACAGGCTGAGGGAGCGCGAAGGAACGCACGAACGCTCCATGTCCGCGCTCGACCCGCAGAAACCGTGCATCCCCCGGTGTCTGGCAGGGCCGCTCGCCTCGGACGACGAGCGTGTGCTCCTGCACATCGATGCGGATGTCGTCGCGGTTCAGGCTGGGGAGCTCAACGCTCACGACGAAGCGATCGGCCGTTTCGAACAGGTCGACAGCGGGCGTCCAGCCGGGCACCTCCTCGGCGCCCAGACGGTTCAGTCGTTCGTGCAAGGCGAGCAGATCGTGAAGCGGATCCCAGCGAGAAAATGCCACAAATCGCATCCTAGCATGTTTGGATGGGCCCAACCAGATGTGCTAGGATCGACGGTCTGTCCCGATGGAAAACTCGCCTGCAAAGGCGTCATCAGGCCCGCCACGGCCGGCAGGATTGCGGTTGAGATCATGAGTTCGATTCAGGCGACGCGGCTCAGAAAAGGCATGCTGATCCATCTGGATGGCGAACTGCTCAGGATCCTCGAGTTGCAGCACGTCACGCCCGGCAACCTCCGCGGTTTCGTTCGCGCCAAGATGCGAAACCTGCGCAACGGGGCCCAGGTGGAACAGCGGCTGCGATCGGAAGATACGATCCAGCGGGCGACGCTGGACGAACTCGAGATGCAGTACATGTACAGCGACGCGGGCGGTCACCATTTCATGGACACCACCACGTACGAACAGATTACGCTCGCCGACGAAGTGCTGGGCGAGATGATCAATTACATCGTGCCGGAATCGACCATCAAGGTCGAGTTCTACGGGGTCGAACCGGTGGGAATCGAGCTGCCTCAGACGGTGGACCTGACGGTCAAGGACACCGCCCCGGCCATCAAGGGATCGACCGCCAACGCGCAGTTGAAGCCGGCGACGCTCGAGACGGGCCTGGTCGTGTCGGTGCCGCCGTTTGTGAACACGGGCGACCGGATTCGGGTCAATACGGAGACGGGCGAATATCAGGCGCGGGTGTAGCGGAAGGCGTGGTCGGCGGCAGGCCCTTCTGACGGAACACGCAACATGACCATGGATATCGAACGGACACGTCACACAGGCTGGATCGAAGTCGTCTGCGGCAGCATGTTCAGCGGCAAGAGCGAGGAGCTCATCCGCCGCCTCCGTCGCGCGCAGATTGCCCGCCAGAAGGTCCAGATCTTCAAGCCGAAATTCGACAGCCGGTTCAGCGAGGACGAAATCGTCTCGCACAGCGAGATGCGGATCCAGTCGCGAAACGTCCTGACCGCACACGACCTGCTGCAGACGGTGGACGACGACACCGAGGTCGTGGGGATCGACGAAGGGCAGTTCTTCGACGCCGAACTGCCGGCGGTGTGCGAAGTGCTCGCCGGCCGCGGCAAGCGCGTGATTGTCGCGGGCCTCGACCAGGACTATCTCGGCAAGCCGTTCGAGCCGATGCCGCAACTGCTGGCCATCGCGGAGTACATCACCAAGACGCTCGCCATCTGCATGGTCTGCGGCAATCCGGCCAATCACACGCAGCGGCTGGTCGCCAGCAGCGACCGCCTCCTGCTGGGTTCGCAAGGGACATACGAGGCACGCTGCCGCCGGTGCTTCGATCCGTCCCTGGCCGGCGGCGACATACCCAAGACGGTCTAGCCGTCACGGACGCGGAGGTTCGTGGACAATCCCCTCGGCGCGCTGCTGCTGTTGCTGGGCGTCG
The sequence above is drawn from the Acidobacteriota bacterium genome and encodes:
- a CDS encoding trypsin-like peptidase domain-containing protein — translated: MKRILFAILTISVGFAAGLVVTGRLHMAETSTAAPAVEAQNGPMSAQPAPAARAMAGLPDFTGVAAGTVGAVTNISSQQVAQTSSSPFANDPVFRYFFGDDAEMFGGRDRRETSLGSGVIVSSDGYVLTNNHVVGDNMAEITVALADKRELRARVIGTDPLTDIALLKVNATGLPVVPWGDSSKLKVAEWVLAIGNPFQLNQTVTLGIVSAIGRTNVGVAAYEDFIQTDAAINPGNSGGALINARGELIGINTAIYSQSGGYQGVGFAVPSNLARRVMNDLIKYGSVRRGSIGTLEVIPLTSQVAEQVGVTTDKGVFVNRMSRNSPAYNAGIRPGDVIVAVNGRSVTDNSQLVKVVADAPIGGVITIGAIREGKRVEFRVPVEAMSTGNRPARRR
- the efp gene encoding elongation factor P; this translates as MSSIQATRLRKGMLIHLDGELLRILELQHVTPGNLRGFVRAKMRNLRNGAQVEQRLRSEDTIQRATLDELEMQYMYSDAGGHHFMDTTTYEQITLADEVLGEMINYIVPESTIKVEFYGVEPVGIELPQTVDLTVKDTAPAIKGSTANAQLKPATLETGLVVSVPPFVNTGDRIRVNTETGEYQARV
- a CDS encoding thymidine kinase, with protein sequence MDIERTRHTGWIEVVCGSMFSGKSEELIRRLRRAQIARQKVQIFKPKFDSRFSEDEIVSHSEMRIQSRNVLTAHDLLQTVDDDTEVVGIDEGQFFDAELPAVCEVLAGRGKRVIVAGLDQDYLGKPFEPMPQLLAIAEYITKTLAICMVCGNPANHTQRLVASSDRLLLGSQGTYEARCRRCFDPSLAGGDIPKTV
- a CDS encoding Hsp20/alpha crystallin family protein — encoded protein: MAFSRWDPLHDLLALHERLNRLGAEEVPGWTPAVDLFETADRFVVSVELPSLNRDDIRIDVQEHTLVVRGERPCQTPGDARFLRVERGHGAFVRSFALPQPVRAAGVSAEFRDGVLTILVPKVQPQIRRIKID